The Dermacentor silvarum isolate Dsil-2018 unplaced genomic scaffold, BIME_Dsil_1.4 Seq10841, whole genome shotgun sequence genome contains a region encoding:
- the LOC125941694 gene encoding uncharacterized protein LOC125941694 gives MTALDCNSNDYRIILPNVSSGEAMKRAVMLHCDISGRPYRIEDFRKPLQDAGVIKDVAVIGAYQMSHVWLVNLRTNEAKKKLIEAGRLVVKDRLCIVIDPNRQEVRLKLHWVALDVTSDNIRSAFSEYGEVKEVTNDRWKAEGFECADSLTKFVRLFLKEGIAQDNIPHQMRLGSGTVLIVAPGRAPLCLRCKHTGHIRRDCRVPKCAECHAFGHGQEACTRSYAKAVGRSTVVDQSELVMDEEEAEQAAAPATADKSGTDQGADKEVRVSGLQTPAMTVSSVGEHQEAATTNVVGVGPVLQDEGPTGESSDATSVSQTQQAASIKQAVDESALGNMDAETTPAKRRHDDVSAVSQEQRLRQVEASLEANGVKKKPRSAVRTRASSLTRGGKEVNS, from the exons atgaccGCTTTGGACTGTAATTCCAAT gactacaggattaTTTTGCCCAATGTTTCATCAGGTGAAGCTATGAAGCGTGCAGTCATGCTGCACTGCGACATCTCAGGTCGTCCATACCGCATCGAAGACTTTCGAAAGCCCCTACAAGACGCCGGCGTCATCAAGGACGTTGCTGTAATAGGTGCCTACCAGATGTCCCACGTCTGGCTCGTTAACCTGCGGACGAATGAAGCGAAAAAGAAGCTTATAGAAGCAGGAAGGTTGGTCGTCAAGGATCGTCTTTGCATCGTCATCGACCCCAACAGGCAAGAGGTGCGTCTGAAGTTGCATTGGGTGGCTTTGGATGTCACGAGCGATAACATTCGGAGTGCATTCAGTGAATACGGCGAAGTGAAGGAAGTGACCAATgacaggtggaaagcggagggctTCGAATGTGCTGACTCTCTGACAAAGTTTGTGCGATTGTTTTTGAAAGAGGGTATCGCACAGGACAACATACCGCACCAGATGCGCCTGGGCAGCGGTACAGTGCTCATTGTGGCGCCAGGACGAGCCCCTCTTTGCCTTCGTTGCAAGCACACGGGTCATATACGGCGTGATTGCAGGGTACCGAAGTGCGCCGAATGTCATGCGTTTGGCCATGGACAGGAGGCATGTACTCGCAGCTACGCCAAAGCCGTGGGCAGATCTACGGTTGTAGACCAAAGCGAGCTTGTCATGGACGAGGAAGAGGCAGAGCAAGCTGCCGCACCAGCGACAGCCGACAAGAGCGGAACCGATCAGGGAGCTGACAAGGAAGTCCGCGTCTCGGGGCTGCAGACGCCGGCCATGACGGTGTCCAGCGTCGGTGAGCACCAAGAGGCTGCTACAACGAACGTGGTTGGCGTTGGTCCGGTGCTCCAGGATGAGGGCCCCACGGGAGAGTCCTCGGACGCGACCAGCGTCTCTCAAACGCAGCAGGCAGCAAGCATAAAGCAAGCGGTCGACGAAAGTGCTCTGGGAAATATGGACGCGGAGACAACCCCggcaaagcgtcgccatgacgacGTGAGTGCGGTGTCGCAGGAGCAGCGTCTGAGACAGGTCGAAGCTTCGCTGGAAGCGAATGGGGTGAAgaagaaacctcgcagcgccGTTCGGACGCGCGCGTCGTCCCTGACAAGGGGCGGCAAAGAGGTGAACTCTTAG